The following nucleotide sequence is from Deltaproteobacteria bacterium.
ATAAGGTTGGCTCCAACATAGGCCGCTGTTAAGAGAATCAGGTCTAGGATGAGTATGATGTAGTAATTTAGACTTTTTAAATAATTAGGCATTTCCGGACCATGTGATTTCGATTCTTGTATTTTAACCTGGAAAGTCCTTATCCTGGTGCTAACTTTTTGTCTGATTGAGCTGACATTATCGAAAGAATCGTGTAAGGCGTCTCATGTGTATGGCTTTAGGAATTAAATATTTTTATTAGTTTATACCTCCTTTTTTCATGATGAGCCTATCGGCCTAAAAGATGAAAATGACAGTTAAACATCAGAAGCTGTAAGAATTATAACATATCCAGCAGTGAAAGGGCTTCAGGCTCATTTCAACACGGCCAGCTTAAAAAGATACCGGTTCACGAGTGGAAAAACAAGCATATAAGATTTAAAGCAAACCAGCTCAGACTTTATATGTCTTAAGAGTTCCATATGTCTCATAGACAAAGCGTTATTTTTACCAGTCACGTTTTATCGGCCAGCTAGGTTCCCTATATTTTGGTTTTCAAAAACGGTGAGAATTTGGCTTATGATTAAATCAACGTGTTCATCAGTCAGATAAGGATGCATCGGCAGGCTGAAAACACGCTGCGAGACAGACTCGGAGATCGGGAAGTCTCCTGCACGATGACCGAGCTTGGTAAAAGCCTGCTGCAGATGCAGAGGCTTCGGATAGTAGATGGCCGTGGGTATTCCCGCTTCTTTTAACGCGGTTTGCAGAACCTCACGATGATCAGAAAGGACCGAGTACTGCGCCCAGGAGCTGGTTAGACCGTCAGGGATCATTGGAGTTTCCAGATAACCTTTTATACCCTGGGTGTAGCGCGAGGCTACACGCTCTCTTTCTTTAAGTTCTTTTGGAAAGGCTGCCAGTTTGACCAGTAAGACCGCGGCCTGGATTGTATCGAGGCGGCCGTTAAGGCCGATGCGCACGTTGTCATATTTATTGGCGCCCTTGCCATGGACAAGGATCGAGCGCATCTTTTCGGCCAATGAATCGTTGTTAGTAAAAATGGCGCCCCCGTCGCCATAGCAGCCCAGCGGTTTAGCCGGAAAGAAACTCGTTGAGCCCACATCACCCAGGCTGCCAGCCTGACGATTATGGTAAGTGCTTCCAAAGGCCTGGGCCGCGTCCTCCAGCACGAAAAGATCGTGTTCTTGGGCTGTCGTCGTGATGGGATCGTAATCAGCCGGAAGGCCAAAAAGATCCACCGGAATGATTCCCCTGGGGCGAAGAAAGCCTTCCCGGCTCACTTGCGTCACTGCCGCTTCAAGCAACTCAGGGTCAATATTAAAGGTCTTGGGGTTAATATCCACAAAAATCGGCGTAGCGCCCAAAAAGGAAATGACTTCCGCCGTGGCGATAAAGGTAAATGGCGCGGTGAAGATCGCATCCCCTGGTCCTACGTCATAGGCCATAAGAGGCAAAAGCAAAGCGTCGGTGCCGCTTGAGCAGCCGATGGCATGTTTAACTCCGGTATAACGAGCCAGCTCCCGTTCTAACTGGGCTACCTCCGGCCCCATGATGAACTGCGCATGGTCAAGTACACGGTCAATAGCCAACCGCATCTCTTTTTCCAGAACACTGAACTGTTTCTTCAAATCAATAAAAGCGATACTCATCAAATCTCCCGGATCTGACCTTAGAAATCTTCTAGGCTTTTGGTTCCAGTACCTCTTCATTCAGCTGGTAAACCGAATCACAGGCAGGACAGATGAGGTTTTCTGGCAACCGTTCCCCGCAGGCGCACATCCAGCCTTTTTGTTCAGCCGGGTTGCCCAGAAAGAGAGCGAAATCAGGCACATCTTTAGTCACTATTGACCCTGCGCCAACCATACAATACTTTCCGAGGGTGTGGCCGCATACAATCGTCGCATTGGCGCCAATAGTCGCCCCGCGCTTGACTAAAGTCGGCTTGAATTCATGTTTTCGAGATATATGGGCCCGGGGATTTATCACGTTCGTAAAAACCATGCTCGGCCCGCAGAAGACATCGTCTTCAAGAGTTACACTTTCATAAATGGAGACATTGTTCTGAATTTTACAGCCAGAGCCAATAGTGACGTTAGGTCCGATGACAGCGTTCTGACCGACATTGACTCGATCTCCGAGACGGGAGCCAGGCAGGATATGACTGAAGTGCCAGATCTTACAGCCGCGGCCGATTTCAACATCAGGGTCTATTACAGCGGTTTCATGAACAAAATAATCAGCTTTTTTCTCCCGGCCTTTCTGGTCAAGCGTCACCGGTTCACCAGACTCCAAGGCCGCCTGGCACGCCTTCAGGACCTTTAATACACGTAGGGCCTCCTCACCGTCCGTGCGGGGAGTTTGGCGCGTCTGAATACATTCCCTAAAGTGCTGACATTCAAGCCGAAGAGGTTCATCTTCCTGAACCTCGACCAGCTCAGCGTCCGCCTTATGCGCCACCGGGATCCTCTCTTCCCAGGTGATCGTATGAGGGAAAAGCGACAGCTTCTCCTTCCAGGGCGCCGTATCATCAAATACGGCCATCTTCTCCTGACCGACAACCACCAGTTTCTGTTCTTTAACAGGATGAAGCCAGGAGACAAAAAGGTGAGCTTGAACCCCGCTCGGGAAATCCAAGGCACTGATCGTTACATCGGCGATCTTTTGATGAAGGTAGTTCGCACCCTGCGCTATAATCCGCTCAGGCATCTCACTTAACAATCCCAGGATGACGGATATATCGTGAGGAGCAAATGACCAGAGGACATTTTCTTCACGTCTGAGCTTCCCCAGGTTCAGGCGGTTGGAATAGATATAAAGTATTTTACCCAACTCTCCCTTGTTAATCATCTCCTTCAGGGTAAGGATTGCTGGATGATACCAGAGGAGGTGCCCGACCATAAGGATCCTGTCCTTCTCAGCAGCCAGACGGTTCAATTCTTCACCTTCATCTTCAGAAAGACAAAGAGGTTTCTCGACATACACGTCTTTCCCGGCTAGGAGACACTCGCGGACGAGGTTGGCGTGAGTTTCAGCAGGTGTAGCGATGGCTACCGCGTTTATCTGGGAGTTATTCAGAATCTCCACAGGATTTAAAACGGCCATGACGTGGGGATAGGTTTTTGAAAATTGGGAGAGGGTTGCGCTATCGGTGTCACAGATCGCTTGCAACATCCCAAGATCATTAAAGTTACGGACAAGATTCTTACCCCAATACCCAGTCCCGATAACTGCCACTTTAGAAGATTTACTATCCACGCGCTGAGATATCCTTATCTGAAGAGGTTTCCTTTAATTGTTCACCAAGGGAAAATAGCTCGTTTCAAGTTAGTTCGCTTGCCTCTTGGTTTTAATTTATTGACTTAATAGAGCTCTATACTGATGATCTGGAATATCGCGACCTGAATAAATTATTCAACTCTATCATGATAAAAAAGCTAATTAGCATTCAGTTGACCCTTTGTCAATCTAGAATATAGAATAAGAATATAGAGACTGAGGCGACAAATCGGCCGAAACCATAAAAAGGATGGAGAAACCCATTGACTAAAAAATTCACAGAGGAAAATTGAGGGATTTTCGAGCGGCAGGGAGGAACGCTTTCAAGAAAATTTAAGGTCACACCTGTCAATGAGGAGTTAATTGAAAGAATTCAGAAAAAATGCTTGCTTTTTTAGTAAAAATTTGAGAGAAGCATACCCTGGAAGATGTGTCGAGGAGTGTGTCGTTTATGGCTCGTGTATGTGACATCTGTGGAAAAAGACCCATGGTAGGCAATAATGTCTCTCATGCCCACAATAAAACCAAAAGGCGATGGCTGCCTAATCTTCAAACTGTGCGCCATCAGGAAAACGGACAGGTACGCCGGATCAAAGTCTGCACTCAATGCCTGAAAGCCGGGCGGGTCAGGAAACCAAGCCCCAGGCCTAAACTGGAAGTAGAATCCACGGCCTGAACCCTGTTATTAATTAGAATAATAATGCGGCTGTGAGGCCGTTTTTTTCTTTAGGGACGACTGAAATTCCTTTAGTTGGTAGATCTTTTTCGCTGTCGCCCCAGCGCTAAAGCACTGGGCTATGATCACATGGTCCTCCGGACAACCAGCCCCTGATAACCTCTAATTTTGGAGAAAGCCCTGCTCAGATAGTCTTGACAAAGGCTTATGGGGTGGTATGTATGTTTCGGGGGAAATTAAGCGCCAGAAGTCTTGACCTGCGGGACATATTAAACGGATGGGATAGGCGTGCCAGAACTTCCAGAAGTAGAAACCATCGTCAGGGAACTCCAGGCGCTCATTGTCGGACGTCGTGTGGACAGAGTCCGTGTCAGATTGAACAAAATCGTTAAGACCGGACCGCGCCGTCTTGCCCGGTTATTAAAAGGAGCCAGAGTACTGGATGCTCATCGGCGAGGCAAGTTTATCATTCTTGAGTTCGATGAGGAGCGGTACCTGGTTATCCATCTGAAGATGACTGGTCAATTTTTATGGCAGGAGGATTTGAAAGACCATCCCAAGCACGTGCATGTGATTATTGGGTTTGAAGATGGGGGGGAGCTTCTCTACCGGGATATGCGCCAGTTTGGGTATTTCCTCGGACTTTCAGCCTCGGAATATGCCGCCTGGCAAAAGGAAGTATCCCTCGGTCCGGACCCTTTTGAGATAGGTTCAAGGGAGTTCGCGCGTCGTCTGCAGACCAGAAGAGGCAGAATAAAACCCTTGCTGCTAAACCAATTTTTCATAAGTGGTTTGGGAAATATTTATGTGGATGAAGCCCTTTTCGCCACAGGTATTCATCCCCTGACATCAGCCGAAAGCATTGGCCAGGATTTGGCTTGCCGCCTGCACCGGCGAGTTGTAAGAATCCTCAAGAAAGCCATTGAATTACGGGGATCAACCGTTGTGAACTACAGGGGCCTTAAAGGCAGAAGCGGAACGTATCAAAATAAACATCAAGTTTATCGCCGGGACGGTCAACCCTGCCTGGTCTGTAATACCGAGATAAAGCGGATTGTGGTGGGCAGCCGAGGCACCTACTTCTGTCCTCACTGTCAACCGTTAAATTGAAACTAAAAAAATTTCTATTATAAGGATTATGGCTAACCTGTTGATTTTTACTGATTTAGACGGTACGCTCCTGGATCATCATACCTATGCCTGGGACTTGGTCCGGCCGGCCTTAAAACGAATTAAGCAAACCCAGACGCCCCTGATTATGGTCTCTTCAAAAACCCGTCTGGAAATTGAGACCCTGCGCCAGGAATTGGCAAATAGCGATCCTTTTATTTCGGAAAATGGGGGGGCGATATTCATCCCGAATGATTATGACCTTTCGCTGCCTTCAGGCGCGGTCAAAAGCGGCGATTACCATGTCATGGCTTTAGGCTTGTCCACAGGAAAGCTGACACAAAAATTTGATCTTTTTTCAGAACAGTTTCCAGTTAAGGCCCTTTCGCGAATAGATGTCACCGAGGTGGCTGCTTTAACCGGGTTGAGTTTGGACCAGGCCAGGGCGGCTCAAGCGCGTGAATACGACGAGGCCTTTATTTTGACTGATAAAGGGATTTCTGAAGAAACCATGACCGCCGCCGCGTATGACCTGGGCTTACAGCTCACCCGGGGGGGGCGGTTTTATCATCTTACTGGCGGAAACGATAAGGGGCATGCGGTGCATATACTGACCGATTTGTATCGGCAGAAACAACCCGATCTAATAACCATTGGCCTTGGAGATTCGTCCAATGACGCTTCCCTGCTGGCAGCAGTAGACAGGCCATTTTTAGTAGCGCGGCCTGATGGCTCGCATATTTCCATGGAATTGCCAGGTCTGACCCGGGTAGCCTTGGCTGGTCCGGCAGGTTTCAACCAAACCATCATGGAGTTGCTTGGCTGAATAACAAAAAGTTAACTGATTTTTCCATATTAAGGGCAGGGGAGTAATGCCAGAATAAAAATAGATAGCTTATTGAGAGGTAGACATATGCCATCCCCGGTTGATTTACGCAGCGACACAGTAACCAAGCCCACACCTGAAATGCGCGAGGTCATGGCCAAGGCGCCGGTGGGAGATGATGTTTTTGGTGAAGACCCCAGCATCAACGCCCTCCAGGAGAAGGCGGCCGATCTGCTGGGGCTTGAAGCGGCCTTGTTTGTGCCTTCTGGCACCATGGCCAATCAGATTGCGATCAAGGTGCTGACTCGGCCGGGAGATGAGGTGATCCTTGAGGTCGGATCTCATCCATTTAATTTTGAAAGCGGAGCCGCCGCGGTGATTAGCTCTGTTCAGCTCCGGACGTTGACCGGAAAACGGGGATTATTAGAGCCCGAGCAGTTTGAGAGAGCTATTCGACCGGATGATATTCACTACACGCCCACGCGGGCCTTCTGCCTGGAAAACACCCATAATCGAGGCGGAGGCTCGATCTATCCTTTTGAAATGGTGGCCGCCGTCAGAAAGCTAGCCGATGCGCATGGCATAGTCATGCACCTGGATGGCGCCAGGATTTTTAATGCTTGTGTGGCCACCGGGCTTAAACCGGCTGATTACGCTCAGTACTTTGAAACCGTTGCTTTTTGTTTATCCAAAGGCCTGGGTGCGCCAGTAGGGTCAATAATTGCTGGAGATAAGGCCATCATTAAGGAGGCCTTACGATGGCGCAAAGTTTTCGGTGGAGCTATGCGCCAGGCTGGTATTTTAGCGGCAGCCGGAATTTACGCCCTGGATCATAATGTGGACCGGCTGGCTGAAGATCACGCCAATGCCAGGTTTTTAGCTCAGAGGCTGGCTGAACTGGATGGCATTGAGATTGACCCGGCTGAAGTGGAAACGAATATTATTATTTTCAAGATTACTCACCCCAGATTAAACGCGCCTGAGCTTACTGAGCGGCTTAAGGCTCGTGAGGTTCTTGTCCTGCCCGTAAGCCCGGACAGCATCAGGGCTGTGACTCACCTGAACGTTGACCGGAAGGGCGTTGAACGAGCACTCGAAACGATAAAAATGGTTATAAAGGAATCTTAAAAGCCCTCAGGCAAAAACCGACGTGATTTCAAGCCATTAGTGGTCATCCGCAGAATCATGCCGCTCCACAGGCACGCCCAAATTAAGCGCCTGATTCCTTTTCCTTGTCAGAAGAAACCGGCTCTGGATATAATCTAATTATAAGGCACCTTTGCTTGGAGAGGAAAAGGTTAAGATAACGCATCACCTCAAAAGGATTTCAGTGAAATATCAACCAGAATGGCTTTGGATCTGCGTCTGAATCCTTGGTCAGAAACATGCGGTATGACTGCGCCAAAGACCTGGCATTTATACATGCGGTCAGACCCGCTTAACTCTGGATAAACTAAATTTCTCAAATCCATGAAAGAGAATATATGGAGAATAAGGGGGGAAAAAAAACAGCTAAATCATCATTCGAAATAGTTGGTCATGATACTGACGTGGCACATACTTTTTTTTCGCTTGAACCCTCCCAAGGCAATCGAATCCTGGTCGTGGAGGATGAAATCGCTATCAGAAAAATGATCGAAGAATATCTGTTAAGAGGTGGATATCAGGTCAGGAGCGCGGCCGATGGGGTTGAGGCTAAAGAGATTATATCTCAAGAAGAATTCGATCTGATCATCACCGATCTATTTATGCCGCGGATGGACGGTTTTGCTTTAATGCGCGTCACCGCGAACATTCAGCCCCTGACACCGATAATTATTCTTTCCGGTCAAGGAACCTTTGAGACCGCAATTCGCGCCATCCATATGGGGGCCTATGACTTTGTGACCAAGCCGGTCATAGATTTTAAGGCCTTCAAGATCTGTATAGATCGAGCCCTGGAGAGTAAAGGCCTTCGGGCATTCCAAAAAAAATATCTGTTCAATCTCGAAAAACTGATTGCGCAGCAGACTCAAGAACTTATTGACAAGAACATGATGCTTCAAGATTACGCGGATCAACTTGAGGTGGTTTCAATATCCATTATTAGCTCCTTGCAGGTGGCCCTTGAAGAAAAGGATAAATATACCGCCGGTCATTCGCAGCGTGTCACCAACTATTCCCGGAAAATCGGGCGAAAGCTGGACTTGAGAGATAAAGAAATCTGGAATCTTTCCACCGCCGCTCAGCTCCACGACATAGGCAAGTTAATGATAGACTTAAGCTTTATGAACAGACCCGGGCCGCTCTCTGACGAAGAATGGAAGATGATGAAGAGGCATCCGGTTATAGCCGATCGCATTTTAGCCCCATTGCCTTTCCTGGATGATGTTCGGCCCATCATCCGTCATCACCACGAGCGTCTTGACGGCTCTGGATATCCAGATGGCCTTGTCGGGGACGAAATAGACCAACTAACTCAGATACTGGCTGTGGCTGATTCGTTTGACGCCATGACTTCCCACCGCAGTTATCGAGCACGCTTGCAAAAGGAGGAGGCCGTGGCTGAATTGAAAAGATGTGCCGGGATACTCTTTCAGCCTGAAGTTATACAAGGGCTGGTCGCTATATTTGCTGACCAGACGGACTATTTTGCAGGCTGAGAAACCATGGGCACAGCAGGCAGTGACCCATTATCCTGATAAAAATATGGCATTTCTCACAAAAGGTGAAGGCCATCCAAGTATAAACGCCTCCCTCAAACCAGTGACCTTGACCTTCAGCAGGAGATAAAAAACCGACCTCTGTACTGTCCGTCTTTTTTTAAAAAAAGCCGGCCTTTATGGTTATTATAACGATTTTTTTAAAATATCAATTACTTATTCATATTAAGAACATAAGAATATCCCAATCATGATTGAGGGAGAAGAGCCTGATCACGACGGGTAAGTTGAAATGTGCCAGAGCTGCCTGCGCTCAAGTGCGGCTGGTGAAAAAAGCATGTACAGCACAGATAATTTATAATCAATAAAAGAAGGCCTATTTATCATGATCAGTTATACAGGTGAAAAAGTGAAATGATCGTCATTGAAAAACTAGAGGACTACACACTCATTCGGCCGGATTTCGATCTGGTGAGCGACAATTTAAACGAGATAAAGAACACTATCTTTGATTTGGCGGGTAAAGGCAGCTATCAAATTATATTGGAACTACCGGCCGGCCGGATCATTGACCCTATGGGCATCGGTGTGATCCTGGCCTGTCTCAAGACCCTTAAGGTATATGGAGGCAATCTGATGATTAGAACTGATGACTCGAATATCATCAGCCTGTTTCATATTCTCAAACTGGACCACATCCTGGCGCCATTATAATCAGTTTGCCTCGGGCTGGTCTTGAGCTCCTTAAAGAAGCGATGACTGTGAGGTTGTCGCAAACGCGATTTTTGAAGTATGCGCGCCCGCTTTACCCTGCTTTTACACCGCTTTAGATATTTCTGTTATTTTACTTGACTTAAAACTGAAGCTTAAGTATTATGGTATCGTCTTAAGGATAAGGCATTAACAGATATGTAACCCAAGGATCGGGCGCGATTAAAGCGCCTTTTTTATTCTTAAGGAGAGGCGTAAAATTTTTTATCTAACTAATTAAAACGAAAGGAGATTCATGATGGCCCCCACCATAGGTAGTATCGCGAAAACATCAACCACCCTGGCTCTGGCCGGAATTTCAGCAGACAAACAGAAAAGCCCTGCTTTGAGCGGCAAGAACAAGGGACTCGCCATCCAGCAGAAAGAAGAGGACACCATGATCAAAGGCCAGGGCATCGGTGATCTGACTGAAAATACCATCCTTCAACCGAAAGATAAGGAGGATGAGGGTGTCCTGAAGCTCAAAAAGGGGACTTACAACGCCTTAGGTCGGTTGGGTCTTATGACTGCTCAAAAACGGACAGGGTCTGAACCAATGCAAGGCGGTCCCGGAATAATTAATAAAAAGATCTAGTACTCCCGCTAGTGCCTTTGGTCGTGACCATGTTATAAGGCTCGGAGCCATTCCGGTCGAAGAGGAACCTTCCCAGCCAAAGCCGCATCAATGACCTGGAGGGCTTCTTCTTTACCATTAGGGTAAGGGATTTTTAGGGGAAGATAATTGGAGGCGTGGTTCGAGAGGAACATTCCATGCGATAAATCAGTCGCAGCGATCATTTCTCTTAGTTCTATTAATACTTCCTGTGGTTCAAGAAGCGTCCATCTGCCAGCGGCCATGTCTTCTGCCAGTGGAGTGCCAGGGATAACGGCTACGGTCAGCGCGCCAACAAAATCCGGATCGAGGCGGGAGAGCAGGCTGCCTGTGGCTCGGGCGTGTTCCTGAGAACGATCACGACCTGCGATTCCAAGAAGTACTGTCACGGATAACTTGATTCCAACTTCCATGAGACGCCTTCCCTCAAGGACTAGACTGCTGCTGGTCGCATTTTTGCAAATGGTTTTGAGTACCTCATCATCTCCACTTTCCACACCGTAATAAACAATACCCAGTCCTTTGGCCTTGAGTTCGGCCAGGTCTTGGTCGGATTTTGTGCTGACACTCTTACGGTTGGCGTATAATCCAACCCGCTTGACCCAGGGGAGTTTTTCGCGGATCTGGTCCAGGAGCCAGGTCAGTCTCTTCTGGGGAATGATGAGGGCGTCTCCATCCATGAGAAAAACCCGGTCCTGGTGTTGACAATATTTTTGTGCAAAAGCCAGGTCTTGAAGGATGATTTCATTTGGTTTAATGGAAAAGCGCTTATTTTTATAGGTGCCACAAAAGGTGCATTTATTATGCGAGCAGCCAATCGTGGCCTGGATGAGGATACTATAAGCCTCGCTTGGGGGTCGAATGATGAAGCCTTGGTAATGAAAACCGTCTGGTTCATGATTGTAGTTCATATTTTCTCCTGCCTATCGTCCTGTGAGCTTAAATATAGACTCGATCTTTAAAGATTTCAAGATGCCAAGGGTGAGCCTGTCTATATGGCTATTCTTTAAGCCGTAATAATAGCAGCCGTAATAATAGCAATGGTTATTTTCAGGGATAGCCAAGGGAA
It contains:
- a CDS encoding DegT/DnrJ/EryC1/StrS family aminotransferase: MSIAFIDLKKQFSVLEKEMRLAIDRVLDHAQFIMGPEVAQLERELARYTGVKHAIGCSSGTDALLLPLMAYDVGPGDAIFTAPFTFIATAEVISFLGATPIFVDINPKTFNIDPELLEAAVTQVSREGFLRPRGIIPVDLFGLPADYDPITTTAQEHDLFVLEDAAQAFGSTYHNRQAGSLGDVGSTSFFPAKPLGCYGDGGAIFTNNDSLAEKMRSILVHGKGANKYDNVRIGLNGRLDTIQAAVLLVKLAAFPKELKERERVASRYTQGIKGYLETPMIPDGLTSSWAQYSVLSDHREVLQTALKEAGIPTAIYYPKPLHLQQAFTKLGHRAGDFPISESVSQRVFSLPMHPYLTDEHVDLIISQILTVFENQNIGNLAGR
- a CDS encoding Gfo/Idh/MocA family oxidoreductase — encoded protein: MDSKSSKVAVIGTGYWGKNLVRNFNDLGMLQAICDTDSATLSQFSKTYPHVMAVLNPVEILNNSQINAVAIATPAETHANLVRECLLAGKDVYVEKPLCLSEDEGEELNRLAAEKDRILMVGHLLWYHPAILTLKEMINKGELGKILYIYSNRLNLGKLRREENVLWSFAPHDISVILGLLSEMPERIIAQGANYLHQKIADVTISALDFPSGVQAHLFVSWLHPVKEQKLVVVGQEKMAVFDDTAPWKEKLSLFPHTITWEERIPVAHKADAELVEVQEDEPLRLECQHFRECIQTRQTPRTDGEEALRVLKVLKACQAALESGEPVTLDQKGREKKADYFVHETAVIDPDVEIGRGCKIWHFSHILPGSRLGDRVNVGQNAVIGPNVTIGSGCKIQNNVSIYESVTLEDDVFCGPSMVFTNVINPRAHISRKHEFKPTLVKRGATIGANATIVCGHTLGKYCMVGAGSIVTKDVPDFALFLGNPAEQKGWMCACGERLPENLICPACDSVYQLNEEVLEPKA
- a CDS encoding 50S ribosomal protein L28; amino-acid sequence: MARVCDICGKRPMVGNNVSHAHNKTKRRWLPNLQTVRHQENGQVRRIKVCTQCLKAGRVRKPSPRPKLEVESTA
- the mutM gene encoding DNA-formamidopyrimidine glycosylase gives rise to the protein MPELPEVETIVRELQALIVGRRVDRVRVRLNKIVKTGPRRLARLLKGARVLDAHRRGKFIILEFDEERYLVIHLKMTGQFLWQEDLKDHPKHVHVIIGFEDGGELLYRDMRQFGYFLGLSASEYAAWQKEVSLGPDPFEIGSREFARRLQTRRGRIKPLLLNQFFISGLGNIYVDEALFATGIHPLTSAESIGQDLACRLHRRVVRILKKAIELRGSTVVNYRGLKGRSGTYQNKHQVYRRDGQPCLVCNTEIKRIVVGSRGTYFCPHCQPLN
- a CDS encoding HAD-IIB family hydrolase; the encoded protein is MANLLIFTDLDGTLLDHHTYAWDLVRPALKRIKQTQTPLIMVSSKTRLEIETLRQELANSDPFISENGGAIFIPNDYDLSLPSGAVKSGDYHVMALGLSTGKLTQKFDLFSEQFPVKALSRIDVTEVAALTGLSLDQARAAQAREYDEAFILTDKGISEETMTAAAYDLGLQLTRGGRFYHLTGGNDKGHAVHILTDLYRQKQPDLITIGLGDSSNDASLLAAVDRPFLVARPDGSHISMELPGLTRVALAGPAGFNQTIMELLG
- the ltaE gene encoding low-specificity L-threonine aldolase is translated as MPSPVDLRSDTVTKPTPEMREVMAKAPVGDDVFGEDPSINALQEKAADLLGLEAALFVPSGTMANQIAIKVLTRPGDEVILEVGSHPFNFESGAAAVISSVQLRTLTGKRGLLEPEQFERAIRPDDIHYTPTRAFCLENTHNRGGGSIYPFEMVAAVRKLADAHGIVMHLDGARIFNACVATGLKPADYAQYFETVAFCLSKGLGAPVGSIIAGDKAIIKEALRWRKVFGGAMRQAGILAAAGIYALDHNVDRLAEDHANARFLAQRLAELDGIEIDPAEVETNIIIFKITHPRLNAPELTERLKAREVLVLPVSPDSIRAVTHLNVDRKGVERALETIKMVIKES
- a CDS encoding response regulator, whose protein sequence is MENKGGKKTAKSSFEIVGHDTDVAHTFFSLEPSQGNRILVVEDEIAIRKMIEEYLLRGGYQVRSAADGVEAKEIISQEEFDLIITDLFMPRMDGFALMRVTANIQPLTPIIILSGQGTFETAIRAIHMGAYDFVTKPVIDFKAFKICIDRALESKGLRAFQKKYLFNLEKLIAQQTQELIDKNMMLQDYADQLEVVSISIISSLQVALEEKDKYTAGHSQRVTNYSRKIGRKLDLRDKEIWNLSTAAQLHDIGKLMIDLSFMNRPGPLSDEEWKMMKRHPVIADRILAPLPFLDDVRPIIRHHHERLDGSGYPDGLVGDEIDQLTQILAVADSFDAMTSHRSYRARLQKEEAVAELKRCAGILFQPEVIQGLVAIFADQTDYFAG
- a CDS encoding STAS domain-containing protein is translated as MIVIEKLEDYTLIRPDFDLVSDNLNEIKNTIFDLAGKGSYQIILELPAGRIIDPMGIGVILACLKTLKVYGGNLMIRTDDSNIISLFHILKLDHILAPL
- a CDS encoding B12-binding domain-containing radical SAM protein, producing MNYNHEPDGFHYQGFIIRPPSEAYSILIQATIGCSHNKCTFCGTYKNKRFSIKPNEIILQDLAFAQKYCQHQDRVFLMDGDALIIPQKRLTWLLDQIREKLPWVKRVGLYANRKSVSTKSDQDLAELKAKGLGIVYYGVESGDDEVLKTICKNATSSSLVLEGRRLMEVGIKLSVTVLLGIAGRDRSQEHARATGSLLSRLDPDFVGALTVAVIPGTPLAEDMAAGRWTLLEPQEVLIELREMIAATDLSHGMFLSNHASNYLPLKIPYPNGKEEALQVIDAALAGKVPLRPEWLRAL